Part of the Harpia harpyja isolate bHarHar1 chromosome 16, bHarHar1 primary haplotype, whole genome shotgun sequence genome, TTGGGGGCTGATAGTGGAGTTGAGGCAGGAAGAAGCATTAATGCTTGCCTAGTAATAGGGACCCATTTAATTCTTTGCCCAAAAGCCAACACAGGCCATGCTACTGAAGTGAATGGGGCTTTGGTACTTACAACTCTCCTCTTTGCCCCAAAAAGGAAAACCTTCATGCCTTTTTTCCAGACAGGTAGGAATGACAAAGAAGTGAAGGGAGATTAGGGGGTAAGGAAGAAGATTTGAGGATATACAAGGTCTTTTCTGCCATCTCTGGCTCTTTCTGCACAGCATTGCTGTAGGTCAGACATGGTCAGTAGCTATTCTGGAGACTGCTGTTTTCAGCTGGAGGACACCTGGAGCGTGTGGATGGACCTTTGTTGCAAGTATAAATTCAGATACATAACCCCACTGTGTTGGTTGAATTCTTTCTTGCTATCAGTGTGGCAGTTGAGGACCCAATGGAAATGGTCTGCTTTTCATGAAGGAGGGAAAAACCCTATGTATGAGCCCCATGCTCAGCACTGCTGTGACCCTACGCACATCTGTGGGGTGCAGCTTCTCACTGCACCCCAGACCCCAAAACCCTGTAGCAGCTGCTCAGTCTTGCAAAGCTGCTGGCTTTTCCTTCCAACTTGAAACAGTGAGGGGGAGATTATAGGGCTGGGGGATGGGGCTGGtctctgcagaaggaagaggacCTTCTAACAGTGATATGTTATAATAAAGCAATGACTCATCTGCTCCATTCAGCACAGGATTGATGCAGCTTTCATCTGCGCACGCAGGAGACAGATGAATAGATGTATTTGCTAATTTGCTGGGGGGGTGAGGCAGAAAAGGTGCCCTTCAGGGAGCCAAGGAAAGCTGTTCCTTACGTCCGCCCTGTTGCTTTGGCTGGGGCCAGCTTGTTGCACTGGTGAGTCTGCACTGACCTTGAGAGCTGCAACAACCAGAAGCATCCCAGCAGGGCTGTGGTGCTTGTGTGCCgctttttgcagcagcaggaatttggagggcttttcttttccttttcctctttgatcACTGGTTTCATGATCTCTGCTCCCTCTTCCCAGCCTGGGTGAGAGCTGGTTAGCTGCTGGCAAGTGAAAACCTCCCTGAAAAGGCACAGAttgttaaacaaagaaaatagcatggggggtgggaggagggagggaaggaagcctCTTTCTCGCAAAACCTTATTCTCAAGTGCTGCTGTCTGTgtgggaggcagagagggagctGGAAGGGGGAGGAATGGGTAGACAGGCAGAGACAGCaactgaggaggaaagagaagggaggaaTAAATAGATGTGAGGAACtataaagaagaaagcaaaggtgGAGAAACAGGccattagaaaaaaaactttgTGTGATGGAatgagggaagaggaggagacaaaGGGCTGGAGAAAAAACCATCACATCTGTATGTGCAGGCTTAGtttttgaaaatgaggaaagcaTCTTTCTTTGCAGCCTGTGGGACACAGAGGTGCTTAAAGATGAGCACATGCTCATGCCCTTGAAAGCACAGGActggaaaggggaaggagaggaaaagggaagaggggaTGATACCCAAGGTAGGGAGTCTAGCTGGGACGTAGCTAATAACATACAGAAgagggactcgatgatctcgaaggtcttttccaaccgaaatgattctatgattctaagtactATGATGGAAGAGGATGCTGCTAAGAGTACCCTGGgtcaagaggaggaggaagagggcagcACAGATGGCTGCAAGCCAGCATGATGCAAACCCAGCCAGTGGCTCTGGTAGCTGTGCTGCAGCCGTTGGGGGCAGAAAGGGTGCTTGAGCTTCTCGGATGCAGTGTTTGACAGCATCAGCTCAACCAAGCCAAAGGGCCTGGAGAGATGCTGGGCAATTCTGTGGCTAGTTCCAGTGATGGAAAGCCACTGACAGAAAGCCCTTTCACGTGGATGCTTAAGAACTGCTGATACTGATTTTTGGCTTAGCTTGGTTTCTAcatcttttaaaaccttttctaaTCTGCATGAGGGGCTTGCATTGCTTTTAGTGGAAACGCACTTAGAAATCAAGAAATTCTTTAATGAGCTGTTTGTAGCAGTGCGGGGCATGGATGTGGGACAAGGCTCCATGGCACAGTGTAGGCTctgagcaaaaacagctttcctgCTTCCAGGAATCTGGAAACCAGATCTGATCAATGAGGGGTGTGGATAATCTGTGAGGTGCTTGAGCTGCACAGAGTCCCCATTTCTCAGCAAAGGGGCCAGTTTTCCCCCTCTGTGATTTACCCCTACCATCTCTGTAGGCTGCACATAGCTTTCctagggaaagcagcagcagtttaatGCTTGGTTCATACAGTAAAACTGCACAAATACTAGAGAGTGTGTGAGTAGCccagctaattgatatcaaagtgACTAAGCAGGTAATTTAATATTTATGACACGATGAATCTGACTCTTCCTGCTTTAACCTCTAAGCCCGTTTCAGTCTTGGGCTCCGCTTACTATTTCTTTGTCGTCATTGCGCCAGATGTAAAATGAGGATAAATTGCTCCCAAGCCAGAAGAGCAGAGTCCTGTGAGTGACTGTGTGCAGCCTCCACCCTGGATCTACATAGGATTTCTACTGAGCAGAGCAGTACGAATATTCTTTGGAGGCAGTAGGAAGGAAAAGGTGAGGCAGGTGGTATCTACAGAAATATTACAAAATGAGCAAGGAGAGGAAAATATTCTTGCACTAGGTCAGGACCTTATGTTTATCTACCAAGTCCCAAGCCACAGAGAAGGTCTGAAGCTTGGTGAGTATCTGGGACTGTTTGGTACTAGATGCCCAAGTGTATGATACATCTTCAGTGAAGCATGAGGGGacagtggtggtgttttgggtttccAAAATGGTTTAATATCACAAACTCAGAAATGTAAGTATTGTTTAGCTGCAGTCAAAGAGAGTATGCTTTTTTTACACCCAAAGTAGTTCTGTCCCACATAGAGCTGCTAGGGAAATTTGAttgctgttttttaaacaagtgaagggctggtttgatttttttttttctttttttttttctccatgggaAGAGCTTGGAGTTAGGCTGAATTGAAAATCTAAGGGAAGATTAGCAACTATCCTGCTTAACACTGGCTATGAAACCCTGGGGGCAGATTATCTGCCTCTCACCtttcaatgttttatttcaaaactggCCAACTTGGATCATCTTTTGGAGACTTCAGGCTCCATCTCAGCAAATACTACCCAGCTAAAATTTATCCTCTCTAAGGGAGGTGTGTAAGGTAGGTCCTGTGAAAAGCCTTCTGGAAGTGCCTGTCCCATCTCCATGCTACAGGAAGAGCTGAGACTATTCTCCTAGGATAACTGCCAACCTTCCAGACAGCCTTTTCAGTATGTGGCATATCACGGTCACCACGCCTGGTGAGCACAGCATGAGAGCTATGGAATTCCATGATTTTGGTGCTGCAGTTCCCTCAGTCAACTCCAGTTGACTGGCATTGGAGAAGATGGTGGCCATCAAACAACGGCTTACaagggagagcaggagcagggggagTTTCTATCTTATACCAAGCTGTAATATGTTGCCCAGCTTTGCTCTGGACCCAAACCTGGCATTTCTGTGAGTAGGTTTCCTCCAGGCCAGCGTTTCCTCCTAGATGGAGGTTAAACCACCACATTTGTTAGCCTGTTTCCCAGAAGAGTCAGCAGCACAGACCATTGCTGCAACCCTGGGACCTTCTTCCTGTCTGTCATTAAAGGAGTGATCTGCACTCTGAGCCACTTTGGAAGAAACATCTATCTGTAGAGGTTTTTGAGGAGCCTCTTTATTTCTAAATCCAGACAGCTAATAAGCTCATATTTCACTTAGCAGGCAGAAAGCTCTCAGCAGGCTCCCGGCAGTGCTGAAGGTCAGCAGGGAGGTAATAAAGCAGGCGACTCGGATCTGACTGCTGCCTCCTGTTTACTCATTATTTCCCAAGCTCAAAGTTGACATGGTGCTGCGCCATCGGAGGCCTGATGGCAAGCTGCCCAGCAGCTGTCTCCTCTCCTCCCATTGTGCAGAGGTGTAGCCATGGGAGCCCCATCTCCCGGCTCACCCTGCCTAGATTGCTGCCTAGCGAGGCTTGCTGGGGTGatggttttggtgtgtttttatACCCCTTTGAAGCCCACTTTGTCTATTTGCTGAATTCTCTGGGTGTGGCTATGCTGTTCACTGCTTTCATCAGTTCCCTGGGGAAAATGGCTCCAGCTAATCACCTGCAGTACATCTGACATCCTGCTCAGCTCTGTAGGCAAGCCCAGCTAATGCACTGCAAAGAGGAGACAGGAGTGAGATCTCTCAATCGCTGTGAGATCCAGCTTTACAGTAAATTCATGCAGTTGCACTGGAGACAATACATTGGTtcacaccagctgaggatctggcgcTTGCCTTATTTTGCTGTAGCTCCACCAGAAATGCTGACAGCAATAATCCTTGTAGCTCTGATACCTGTGATAACTGAGGAACTAATCCTGTTTTTTCTGCAGTACCTGTCTGGATGGGGAGTATCACACAAGATCACATATTAACCGCTTCCTAAACTTAACTTGGGATAATGCTGCAAAAAGATGGGTAGAGAGTGAGATACAAGCAGGGAAGAGCTATTGATCTGCTTTCCCATTGATCAAAATGTTCTCTCCTTACCCAGGAGGAAAGGAGCTGTGGTGAGCAAAtgaaaagtaatatttatttGCTCAGACATGAGTATATCTTGTCACTGACAAATGGCTTCACATACATGGCCAGGATGGACTTGTCTTCATTACACGCGGACCCTAGATGTGGCAGCCATAGATGATAGTCAGTCTGACTTGTTTGATGTTTTTGCAGGTACAGGCACTATAGTAGATGCTTTGAATACAACTCACGGTTTCTAAAGAAAGAGCCAACAGTTTTCCAGTTTTGTCTTCTGTCCTCCTCTGTTGCCTCCAGGTAGAACGGCACTGGCTTGCTCTGTCCTTTCACTGACCTCTCAttgctctgcttcctcttccagGTGCTGTATCATGTCCAGATAGGACACCACCAGTGTGAGAATCATCCCAAGACAACTGCTCCAAGGGGTTGAGCTCAGGTGGCTCCTCTGCtttctccagcagccaggcaAAGGAGAAGAGCTGGGATAGCCCCACGCGTCTGGTCGCTACCCGCAGCACTTGTAGGGATGGATTCCAAAGGCAACGTCCGAAGTGCAAACAAACCTGATGCCAAGGCCCCCAGCTCTGGAAAGCCAGAAAAGCCCAACCCTGGGCCTGCCACGAATGCAGACAAGAAGGAGATCCCCAAAGAGCAGCCCGCTCCTGCCACTGCCACCAAGAAGGCAGGTGGTGATGCTGCCGTCGTGAACAACCACAGCAACCTGAAACCCAGCCCCGCCGCCACGGAGACACAAGAGGCCACCGGCCAGTCCCCTGACTCTGACCACAAGGGAAACAGCTCCGAGGAGTCACCAGGCAGCATCTTCGACAACATGAAGCCCTTGATCATCGTTGGAGGAGTGGCAGTGGCTGCGCTTGCTGTGATTGTGGGAGTGGCGTTCCTAGCCCGGAAAAAATGAAGACCGAGATAGGGTGGGGATGAGAAACCCAACCCAGCTGTACAGCTCCTTTTGAGACAAATGCATGCAGAAAAATtctatacatatctatatatatataaagcgaGCTAGATAGGTCAACAACAAACACCAACTGCAACTCCAAGAGTCTTGTTCAAGACAACTGTGCCAGTTTGACCCAGTGTGGGTAACTCCATGCACTCAGTGTGTTCTTTCATGTAATATATCTTGGCTTATACCACTGTGTATAGATTACTGCTTCTCCTGATCGGTGTAAATGACGgtgtcccctcccctccctgctgtccTCCCTGGGAGACACCCCCACCTCTCTTGCAGTCCCCTGTTTTCAAGTCCAAAGTGTTCTGCATCCCATCCAGAGTCcctgctttgtgttttggtttctgcttggtttgtttttaagttgGGTTGTGGTAAAGAAGATGTAAAGGGAGATGGAGCCTAGTGCTAAGACCCAGTTTGCCTGTCACTGTGTGTTGGGCTGGTGTTTATCCAGCAcccctggggcaggggaagcaCTGGGTAACTGCAGGCAAAAGGCAGCTCCTTGACCCAAACAGCAAAGAGTGATCTCTACTAGGTGTCTCGTGTACCTGCTGCTCATCAACCCACTTTTAAAAACCCAACTCGAAAGTGCCCCGGAGAAAACAGGTTGGCTGCAGGTGGAGGCTGAGACTGCAGCATGGTAGAGCTGAGTATGCAACTTGGGACGTCGCATCAAGTCATTTCTCTGGCTGAGCTGCCAGTGGGGGAGTGAGCAGAGGGGCTGTACTGTGACCAACAGTGCAGTTAGCGCATGGAGATACCTGGCGAAGTCCCATGCCAACCtcgggcaggcagcagctgccatcTGCTTGGTTTCTTGCATGTTGGCAGGCAGCCTTCAGGATCCCATGGCTCACCAAGGTCATATGGGCAGCATTTGGGGATAGAGAGACTTTGTTTTGGATCTAGTATTTCCTAAAGTTAGGCTGGGCTTTGCAGGATTCTATGGCCTCAGTCCAAACTCTCTCGAGGTCAGCTGGACtctttctgttcatttctttgggctttggatcaggcctttcacctcatttttttcccactgaaggCTATGGTCTTTCAGTACGTGAGAAAGTAGAAAAAAGGGAGACATCAGCTGGTTTTAGGGGCAGAGAGGACCTGGGACCCCATGAGAATAACACTGACCTGCTTTATACCAGGGAAACTCTGTTCAAGGGCACTGGAAGTCCGTCTGTCCTAGGGGGATTTGTTACCTCTCTCCTATGACGGTAGCAGGGATTTGTGACTCCTTCACACtttggaaatggaaacaaattccCAGCCCTCAGGAACAGCCTGGTTTCGTTGGTGAGTACCTTGGCTTTAAAGCCAGACCTTgtgagggggagaaggaaggtaGGCAACAAGAGATGGTGTTCAGTGCATTGGCTGATGCCCTTCCCCTAACACCAAGGGGTGGGCAGATCTTATTCTGAAAGTTTCCATTAGATTACTCttggctgctgccctgctgcaaaAAAGAGTCTTACAAAAAAGaccttgcattttgtttttaaattaggTCAGAGATTAGATGGGGTCAGAACTGCAGAGCCTGGAGCTCAGCAGCAGTTGCAGCCAATGGGCAGGGTTTTGGAGCGATGATTAGCAAGAGGTTGTGACAAAGTGGAGTGAGTTCGGTTAAAGAGCCTTAGTCATACATCTTTAACTAACCTGGATGTATAAATTCAGTGGGTACAGGGCCAGAGAAAGGTGTACATTCCTCAGGTACTGCCTTTGCAGTATCTGCTTCTGGCAAGATTACTGCATAAGATGGTGGGTGTGTGTAACCTGATCTGGCAATTCTTCTCTTGGCTCATGTCTGTCTTATTTACCTCTAAATTTGGTCTGCTGAATGCACGTGGCTTCCCCAAAGAAAAGgtcttttgatgcagcctggcCATTCCTATGGTGAGCTTTGTCATCCTCTTTTCCCCAAGGCTCATAAAATATTCCCAAAGGTGCACAGCCTTTGGGAGTATCAGATGCTGTCTTCTGATGAACAACAGGCTGCATGCAGCTGAAGTTTAATGTCTACCTCTAACTTTACCAGTACAGAGACAGGGGGTGGGCATGCTGGGTTCACAGTGGTTTTTGGAACCAGTGCTACAGCCCCAGGTGAAATCCTGGTAGCTTAAAGCACTCTTTGCATATATTGTGGGTGTGTCTCCTAGTAGCAGTATGTCACTTGCAGCCTGGAGAATTTATTTGGTTTGAAGCAGAAGGGGCCATGGTGGGGTGTTTCTGTAATGCCACTTTTGTCTAGAGAACTGATTTCCCCTCATCCTGTTTTGCAAATGTTCAGAggttattttttggggggggagacGGAAGGGCAAACAATAGCAAAGGAGTAGGAAAGGtatttggaaagcagagatgtgaGAGAGAATACAGCTCAGAAGCAgtcccagcacagctcccttGCAGCGACTGTGGCAGGGCTTTGCAAGAGGACGCGGTGAGGCTGCTGCATCTACACTAAGAATCTGGGAGTGCTGCAAAGCCCCCAGACCCTGACAGTGCCCTGGGCACATCCTTTTGCCACACTGGGGAGAGATCCCATTGCATACCAGCTCCCCCTGCTCCTGCTTGCACCCTGCACCGTGCATTCTGGTTCCCTACAAGAGAAATCTGGGTGCATAAGCCAGAAGCAAACTGCAGTGcagtcctgccaggaacctgatGTCCATGACTGGGAGACCTGTGCCCACTGGGTACAGAGTAACGTATCC contains:
- the CEND1 gene encoding cell cycle exit and neuronal differentiation protein 1; translation: MDSKGNVRSANKPDAKAPSSGKPEKPNPGPATNADKKEIPKEQPAPATATKKAGGDAAVVNNHSNLKPSPAATETQEATGQSPDSDHKGNSSEESPGSIFDNMKPLIIVGGVAVAALAVIVGVAFLARKK